From Chryseobacterium salivictor, a single genomic window includes:
- a CDS encoding curli production assembly/transport component CsgF: MKTLILYLLLGTGLVSAQQFVYKPVNPAFGGDTFNYQWLLSSAASQNQFKGNTSAFNSLSSLDSFTESLNRQLLSQLSQKLFGNQFGDGNLKPGNYTFGSMYVQVTQSDKGLIVRILNTSTGEQSEIIIPN; this comes from the coding sequence ATGAAAACACTTATTTTATATTTACTCCTGGGAACAGGTTTAGTAAGTGCACAGCAGTTTGTGTACAAGCCAGTAAATCCAGCTTTTGGTGGTGATACTTTTAATTACCAATGGCTTTTAAGTTCAGCTGCTTCCCAAAATCAATTCAAAGGTAACACTTCAGCTTTTAATTCACTGAGCTCGCTGGATAGTTTCACTGAAAGTCTCAATCGGCAGTTATTGAGTCAACTGTCTCAAAAACTCTTCGGAAATCAATTCGGAGATGGAAATTTAAAACCGGGAAATTACACTTTCGGTTCAATGTACGTACAAGTTACACAGTCTGACAAAGGATTAATAGTAAGAATTTTAAATACATCAACAGGTGAGCAGTCAGAGATCATAATCCCGAACTAA
- a CDS encoding CsgG/HfaB family protein: protein MKTLLTIKILLLLFLLGVMNSCGTMMNLPAEGDKSTLGEMTPYTKQLKELPAPEEKIVIGVYKFKDQTGQYKMAENGSNWSTAIPQGTTSILLKALEDSKWFRPIERENIGNLLNERQIIRSTRKEYEVATDGKTIISDQLPPLLYAGILLEGGIVSYDSNVMTGGIGARYFGVGGGTQYRQDRVTVYLRVVSSMTGEILKTIYTSKNILSTTVNGSFFRYIDTDRILEAEMGFTQNEPVSLAVTQAIEKAVYTLILESVEDGTFRIEKVHEKELKDLLQKYHAEKEQNTNQLVGNKFSDKERTRASILVMANGDYIKGDYTDAKMNIGGKAGFKYFFNDHVNAEVSVGYEKLENTGIVKHNFMYTDLNLEYLLLPKFSFSPYAYAGLGSMYHGKNFFKYQFGGGLEYLLGNNLAFRLNAQYDMGFDDTWDDFVNGKRKDQAFHIGIGINYYFDQAKKLNKKK from the coding sequence ATGAAAACTTTATTAACAATCAAAATTTTACTCCTGCTCTTCTTGCTAGGGGTAATGAACAGCTGTGGTACAATGATGAATCTGCCCGCCGAGGGAGATAAATCTACATTGGGAGAAATGACTCCCTATACCAAACAGCTCAAAGAATTACCTGCACCGGAAGAAAAAATTGTCATTGGAGTCTATAAATTCAAAGACCAAACCGGTCAGTACAAAATGGCAGAAAATGGCAGCAATTGGAGCACTGCTATCCCACAAGGAACCACCTCTATTTTACTGAAAGCTTTAGAGGATTCTAAATGGTTCCGTCCCATTGAAAGAGAAAATATTGGAAATCTTTTAAATGAACGACAAATTATCAGATCTACCAGAAAAGAATATGAAGTTGCAACCGACGGAAAAACGATTATCAGCGACCAGCTTCCACCTCTACTCTACGCCGGAATCCTTTTAGAAGGAGGAATAGTTTCCTATGATTCCAATGTAATGACGGGCGGAATAGGTGCGCGTTATTTTGGAGTCGGTGGCGGAACTCAGTACCGGCAAGATCGCGTGACAGTTTATCTGCGCGTGGTCTCGAGCATGACGGGCGAAATACTTAAGACCATTTATACTTCCAAAAACATTCTCTCAACTACCGTCAACGGAAGCTTTTTCCGGTATATCGACACGGATAGGATTCTCGAGGCTGAAATGGGCTTCACGCAAAACGAGCCTGTAAGTTTAGCTGTTACGCAGGCGATAGAAAAAGCCGTCTATACATTAATTTTAGAAAGTGTTGAAGATGGAACGTTTCGAATAGAAAAAGTTCATGAAAAAGAATTAAAAGATCTTCTTCAAAAATATCATGCAGAAAAAGAACAAAATACCAATCAGTTGGTGGGAAATAAGTTTTCTGATAAAGAACGGACTCGGGCATCTATATTGGTAATGGCTAACGGGGATTATATCAAAGGTGATTATACCGATGCTAAAATGAATATCGGCGGAAAAGCAGGATTCAAATATTTTTTTAACGATCATGTGAACGCTGAAGTGAGTGTCGGTTATGAAAAATTAGAAAATACAGGAATCGTTAAACATAACTTTATGTACACCGATCTCAATCTCGAATATCTTTTGCTGCCAAAGTTTAGCTTTTCTCCTTACGCTTACGCCGGTCTTGGATCGATGTATCATGGTAAAAATTTCTTTAAATATCAATTTGGGGGCGGCCTGGAGTACTTGCTGGGAAACAATCTCGCTTTTAGACTCAATGCTCAGTATGATATGGGATTTGATGATACCTGGGATGATTTTGTCAATGGCAAACGAAAAGATCAAGCCTTTCATATTGGTATTGGAATTAACTATTATTTTGACCAGGCCAAAAAACTCAATAAAAAAAAATAA
- a CDS encoding carboxypeptidase-like regulatory domain-containing protein produces the protein MKTLLYSLLGSLLFLFCISCREELVGKVTTGTITGKVVKKGNNAPLSNVKIYTSPTTQTVFTKTDGTFILDNVPLGDYSLKAELTGYLSTFQGVNVKTQDGISVVFEMSDDNSLNSPPSVPILLTPVDQSVDQPTSVNLTWSSTDPDAGDSLKLKFKIIVKNSLNNIVFEKDNIKTKNYVLDNLIFGVTYFWQVVADDTVNTPVYSAIQQFKVSDTPNNRFHYVKKAGSNYYIVSSNEAGQNFQFTPNSVNSWRPKLNNDAGLVAFLRTVAGTTQIFTAKKDGSNLKQVTTTQPVLGYNYEDLDFSWSTNGSELLYPSFNKLYKINKDGSGLTLVYTTTDGNFITECDWSNDGSKIALKTNDVNGYNAKIFIIDSLGNILQTILTGQTGAAGGLNFSIAGDKIIFTRDISGYENLNHRQLDSHIFLYNLTTNVSTDLSLLSEKPLGSNDLDPRFSPNDAEIIFMNTSNDGISEKSIYKIPLNTLNNTSSRTLLFSAAEMPDWE, from the coding sequence ATGAAAACGCTATTATATTCTTTATTAGGATCTTTACTGTTTCTTTTCTGCATTTCGTGTAGAGAAGAATTGGTAGGGAAAGTAACAACAGGCACGATTACGGGAAAAGTCGTTAAAAAAGGAAACAATGCTCCGCTGTCTAATGTGAAAATATATACGTCTCCGACTACTCAAACTGTTTTTACTAAAACAGACGGCACATTTATATTAGACAATGTCCCGCTAGGAGATTATTCTTTAAAAGCAGAACTCACCGGTTATTTATCTACATTTCAAGGAGTGAATGTGAAAACACAAGATGGGATAAGTGTTGTTTTTGAAATGTCAGATGATAATTCTTTAAACTCACCCCCTTCAGTCCCAATTTTATTAACTCCAGTGGATCAGTCAGTGGATCAACCTACTTCGGTAAACCTTACCTGGAGCAGCACTGATCCTGATGCTGGAGATTCCTTAAAATTAAAATTTAAAATTATCGTAAAAAACAGTTTAAACAATATTGTCTTCGAGAAAGATAATATTAAAACTAAAAATTATGTTCTAGATAATTTAATTTTTGGAGTCACTTATTTCTGGCAAGTCGTAGCGGATGATACAGTGAATACTCCTGTTTATAGTGCAATTCAGCAATTTAAAGTTTCAGATACTCCTAACAACAGATTTCATTACGTCAAAAAAGCAGGTTCTAATTATTATATAGTTTCCAGCAATGAAGCTGGTCAGAATTTTCAGTTTACGCCAAATTCTGTGAACAGCTGGAGGCCTAAGTTGAATAATGATGCTGGCTTAGTTGCATTCCTGCGAACTGTTGCAGGAACCACTCAAATTTTTACCGCCAAAAAAGATGGTTCTAATTTGAAACAGGTAACTACCACTCAACCGGTATTAGGATATAATTACGAAGATTTAGATTTCAGTTGGAGTACGAATGGAAGCGAACTGTTGTACCCTAGTTTTAATAAACTGTATAAAATAAATAAAGACGGAAGTGGATTAACTTTAGTTTACACCACAACTGACGGAAATTTTATTACCGAATGCGACTGGAGCAATGACGGATCAAAAATAGCTTTAAAGACAAATGATGTTAATGGCTACAATGCCAAAATTTTCATTATCGATTCTTTGGGAAATATTCTGCAGACCATTCTAACCGGACAGACAGGTGCTGCTGGGGGATTAAATTTTTCTATTGCCGGTGATAAAATTATTTTTACAAGAGATATCTCTGGATACGAAAATCTAAATCACAGACAATTGGATTCACATATTTTCCTTTATAATCTAACCACAAATGTTTCTACGGACCTTTCTCTTTTAAGTGAAAAACCTCTTGGCTCAAATGATTTAGATCCTAGATTTTCACCTAATGATGCTGAAATTATTTTTATGAACACTTCCAATGATGGGATTTCTGAGAAAAGCATCTACAAAATACCACTCAATACACTGAATAATACATCGTCCCGAACATTATTATTCAGCGCTGCAGAAATGCCTGATTGGGAATAA
- a CDS encoding response regulator transcription factor, whose product MKNKIIVYDLQRLYLERTRCFLDEYGITKKYNFEGVMDFDHLEDQILEKDSILIINTLGLSLTDVNESIENFLHLNPSLKIIIHSASAEVRSIKKFFDKGIKCYFGRDTSSTEFLEGITQVIDGKIFVSDDAKSALLNFICNIDEEDEKKHNLAEELTAREKDVLILICEGLRSKEIAEKLFISAHTVESHRRNMMLKFNLNSSSKLMKFALENKLVVF is encoded by the coding sequence ATGAAAAATAAAATAATTGTATACGATCTGCAAAGATTGTATTTAGAACGTACCCGTTGTTTTCTAGACGAATACGGTATCACAAAAAAATATAATTTTGAAGGAGTAATGGATTTCGATCATCTCGAGGATCAAATCCTTGAAAAAGACAGCATTTTAATTATCAATACTTTAGGATTAAGCCTTACAGATGTTAATGAAAGTATCGAGAACTTTCTTCATTTAAATCCATCGCTTAAAATAATAATTCATTCTGCCAGTGCCGAAGTTCGATCTATTAAAAAGTTTTTTGACAAAGGGATAAAATGTTATTTTGGTCGCGACACAAGCAGTACCGAATTTCTGGAAGGAATCACTCAGGTGATTGACGGAAAAATTTTCGTGAGTGATGATGCAAAAAGCGCGCTCTTAAATTTTATCTGCAATATTGATGAAGAAGACGAAAAAAAACACAACTTAGCCGAAGAACTTACTGCCAGAGAAAAAGATGTTCTGATCTTAATCTGTGAAGGGCTGCGCTCTAAAGAAATTGCAGAAAAACTATTCATCAGCGCCCATACCGTAGAGTCCCACCGAAGAAATATGATGCTCAAGTTCAACCTCAACAGTTCTTCTAAATTAATGAAATTTGCCTTAGAAAATAAATTGGTTGTCTTTTAA